Genomic DNA from Candidatus Sphingomonas phytovorans:
ATCTGGTGAAGATGGTGATCGCCCCGGTGATCTTCCTGTCGGTGGTCAGCGGCATCGCCGGGATGCGCCAGCTTTCCTCGGTCGGCCGCGTGGCGGCCAAGGCCTTCGCCTATTTCCTCGTCTTCTCCACCCTGGCGCTGATCGTCGGCCTGATCGTCGCCAATGTCGTTCAGCCGGGCGCGGGGATGAATGTCGATCCGGCGTCGCTCGATCAGGGGGCGGTCGCCACCTATAGCCACAAAGCGCACGAGACGACGATCACCGGCTTCCTGATGTCGATCATCCCGACGACGATGGTTTCCGCGCTGACCGACGGCTCGATCCTGCAGACATTGTTCGTCGCGATCCTGTTCGGCATCGCCATGTCGCTGGTCGGCAAGCCGGCCGAGCCGGTGCTTCACATGATCGAGCGGCTGGCGCTGGTCGTGTTCCGGCTGGTCGGCATCCTGATGCGCGCGGCACCGGTCGGCGCGTTCGGCGCGATGGCTTTCACCATCGGCAAATACGGCGTCGGGTCGCTGGTCAATCTCGGCGCGCTGGTCGCGACTTTCTATTTCACCTCGCTGTTCTTCGTGCTGGTCGTGCTCGGCGCGGTGGCGCGGGTCCATGGCTTCTCGATCGTCCGTCTGATCGTCTATCTGCGCGCCGAGCTTCTGCTCGTGCTCGGCACCTCCTCGTCGGAGGCGGCGTTGCCCAGCCTGATCGGCAAGATGGAGGCGGCCGGCTGCGACAAGGGCGTGGTCGGGCTGGTCGTGCCGACCGGCTATTCGTTCAACCTCGACGGCACCAACATCTACATGACGCTCGCGGCGCTGTTCATCGCGCAGGCGACCGGCGTCGATCTGTCGCTGTGGCAGCAGATCACCCTGTTGCTCGTCGCGATGCTCAGCTCGAAGGGGGCGGCCGGGGTGACCGGCGCCGGCTTCATTACCCTGGCGGCGACTCTGTCGATCGTGCCCAGTGTGCCGGTCGCCGGCATGGCGCTGATCCTCGGCGTCGACCGGTTCATGTCGGAATGCCGCAGCCTGACCAATTTCATCGGCAATGCGGTGGCGACCGTGGTGGTCGCGCGCTGGGAAGGCGCGCTCGATCGCACCCGGCTCGACGCCGCGCTCGCCGGCCATCCATTACCGCTCGAAACGGTGATCGCACCGGACGTCACAACGGCGCCGGCAGAATGACAAATGGGGAGAGAGACGATGAACCTTGCAATCCGATCGGCGGTGCTGCTCGCCGGTAGCGCTTTCGCGGCACTTGCGACGGCCAGCGCCTGGGCGCAGGAGGCGCCCGCTGCATCGCCGCAGGACAATGCTGCGGCTGATGAGTCAGCGGAGCTCGCCAAGGACATCGTCGTCGTCGGGTCGCAGATCCGCGGCTCGAGCGTCACCGCCGCGCTTCCCGTCACCGTGATCGACGCGAAGCAGATCGACGCGACCGGCGCGCTTACCGGCGACGACCTGATCCGCGCCATCCCGCAGATGGGCGACGTCACCTTCAACCCGTCGAACAACCCGCAGACCAGCAACGCGGCGCGCGGCGACGTCAATTCGATCAACCTGCGCAACCTCGGCGTCGGCAATACGCTGGTCCTGCTCAACGGCCGCCGCCTCGTCTCGCATCCGGTGAGCCAGGCCGGCGAGGGCAATGTCCCCGTTCTCGGCTTCAACTCCAACTCGCTGCCGGTCGCCGGGATCGAGCGGCTCGAGGTGCTGCGCGACGGCGCGGCGGCGATCTACGGTGCCGATGCGGTGGCGGGCGTGGTCAACACCGTGACCAAGAGCGATTATAGGGGCGTTTCGATCGACGGGCGCTTCGGCTTCGCCGAGGGCACGCATCGCAAGGAATATCAGATCACCGGTTTCGCCGGCACCGATTTCGCCCAGGGTCGCGGCAATGTGTCGCTCTATCTCGATTATACCCGGCGCACCGCGCAACTTTCCGGGGACGAGGCCTATACCGCGACCAACGATCTGCGCCCGCTCTTCGCGAATAATCCCGCTTTTGCCGCCAACGCGAATCCGGACGGCCGCGCGACCCAGTCGCCCTGGGCGAACCTCGCGGTCGTCGGCGGCCCCGGCACGATCCGGCGCGGCACGACAGCGCTCACCAGCTCGACCGGTCTCTTCCATTCCCAGTCGGCGCTCGATCCGGGCTGCGTCTATACGATCAGTACCGATACCTGTTTCGGTACCGGCACGCGCGCCACCAGCACGACGCTGCGCAACGAACGTTTCGACAACGCGGTCGACACCACCGTCTCGCCGCGGATCAGCCGGTTCAACAGCTTCCTGAGCGCGCATTACGACGTCTCCGACTCGCTCACGCTCTATACCGAACTCGGCTATTACCGCGCGCAGAGCCACGCCATCCAGCCGCCGACGATCAACCTCAACGCGATCGTCGTTCCGGCGAGCAATTACTGGAATCCGTTCGGCGCGGCGGTCTTCGCCAACGGCACGGTCAATCCCAACCGAATCCCCGGGCTGACCAACGTGCCCGCCGCCGGCCTGCCGGTGCGGCTGTCGACCTATCGCTTCGTCGATACCGGTCCGCAATATGTCGATGTAACCAATTCCCAGTCGCGCTTCCTCGCCGGGGCCAGGGGCAAGATCGGCAGCTTCGATTTCGACACCGCGTTCCTCTATTCGGAGGCGATCGCGACCGATCTGTCGGACGCGATCAACATGACCAGGCTTCAGCAGAGCCTCGCGCTCTCGACGCCGGATGCGTATAATCCCTTCAGCGGCGGCTGCTCGGCCAACCCGAGTGTCGGCGATTGCTCGCCCTCGTCGAAGGCGGCGATCGATGCGATCCGCTTCAAGCTGCGCCGGCACGACAAGACCACGCTGGCGCTGGGCGACTTCAAGGTCTCCAACGGCCATCTCTTCGCCTTGCCCGGTGGTGATGTCGGCATCGCTGCGGGCGTCGAGGGCCGCCGCGAGACTCAGCGCGACGATCGCGACCCGAACCTCGACGGGTCGATCCAGTTCGTCGATGCCGTGACCGGAGAGGTCTCGGTCAGCAATGTCGCGGCGGTCAGCCCGACGCCGTCGACCCGGGGCGATCGCTTCGTCGCCTCCGCCTTTGGCGAGCTCGCGGTGCCGCTGGTCTCGCCGGACATGAACATCCCGCTTGTCCGCCGCCTCGACCTCCAGCTTGCCGGCCGGTACGAGCATTACAGCGATTTCGGCTCGGTCGCGAAGCCGAAGGTCGCCGCCGCCTGGGATATCATCGACGGCCTGCGCCTGCGCGGTTCCTGGTCGCAGGGCTTCCGCGCGCCGAACCTCGAACAGACGAAGACGGTGCAATATTCGCGGCTCAGCTCGAGCAGCGTGATCAACCAGGATTTCTATCGCTGCGAAGCTGATGTGCGCAAAGCGACCATCGCCAATTTCAATACCTGCACGCGCAACATCAGCTACACCATCCTGATCAGCGGCAATCCCGACCTGAAGCCCGAGGACAGCACCAACTGGACGGTGGGCGCGGTGATCGAGCCGAAGTTCATCCCGCGGCGCTTCGGCCGGCTGACCTTGACGGCTGATTTCTGGTCGATCCACCAGGTCGGCATCGTTGGCCAGTTCGGCGCGCAGAATGCTCTGGTGCTCGATTATCTCCTTCGCCTGCAGGGATCGAGCAACCCCAATGTCATCCGTGCCGCGGTGACGCCGGACGACACGGCGGTGTTCGCCGGATCGGGTCTCGCGCCGGCCGGGGCGATCCTCCAGATCAAGGATCAGTTCACCAACCTACTGCCGCAGACGGTGCAAGGTGTCGATCTCGCCTTGCTCTACCGCATCGACCATACCGGGATCGGCGATTTCGATCTCAACATCAACGCGGCGCGGCTGACCAGATATGCCCGAGAGAATCCGCCGATGGTCCAGACGCTGTTCGATGCGCGCGCTGCGGGCACGATCAACGCGGCGACCCCGCTGACTGACGGCAGCGACCTGATCGAGGTTCGCGGCAAGCCGAAATGGCGGGTCACCGGATCGCTTACCTGGACTCTCGGCCAGGTGCAGCTCGGCGGGTTCGCCAATTACACCAGCGACGTGAACGACACCAATTTCCTGGATTCGTCGGGCAACCCCTATGTCATCCAGGGCCAGACGATCTTCAATCTCTACGCGCAATATCGCTTCAAGGGCGGCGCGCTGAACGATACGCGGATCCGGATCGGCGCGCGCAACCTGTTCGACAAGCAGCCGCCGATCACCGCTGACGGCTATTTCGGGTCGCTCTACAACCCCTATGGCCGCTACTGGTACGTATCGGTCGGCAAGAAGTTCTGAGGAAAAGACGCATGAGGATGGGCAAGATCGGTTTCCTGGTGGCAGCGTCGCTTGCGACACTGGCGCCCGTCGCCGCCGTCGCCAGGGCGCAGGTGCAGGCCCCGCCGGTGGCGCGGGCGGCGACGAAGACCATCCTGTTCGTCGGCAACAGCTTTACCCAGGGCGCGCATTCGGCGGTGCGGCGCTACCGCACCGACACCGTCACCGATCTCACCGGTGACGGCACCGGCGGCGTGCCAGCGATCTTCAAGCTGATGGCCCAGCAGGCGGGCCTCTCCTACGAGGTCAGCCTTGAGACTCAGGGCGGCAAGGGGCTGGATTTCCATTACGAGACCAGGCGCGCGCTGCTCGACCGCAAATGGGACATCGTGGTGCTGCAGGATTTCAGCACGCTCGATCGGGCGAGGCCGGGCGATCCGGGGCTGTTGCTGCGCTATTCCGGCCTGTTCGCGAGCATGTTCCGCCAGCGCAATCCAGCCGTGCGCATCGAGCTGAACTCGACCTGGTCGCGCGCCGACGAGACCTATCTGCCCAAGGGCCATTGGTACGGCAAGCCGATCGCCGCGATGGCGCTCGACCTGCGCGCCGGGGCCAATCTGGCGCTGGCGAACCGCTCGGTCGACGGGATCATCGCGGTAGGCGAGGCCTGGAACCGGGCCTTTGCCGAAAAGGTCGCCGATCCCAATCCCTATGACGGGATCGATTTCGGCAAGCTCGATCTGTGGACCTACGACCAGTATCACGGGAGCGTCGCCGGCTATTATCTCGAAGCCCTGATGATCTTCGGCAAGGTGACCGGGCGTGACCCACGGATACTCGGGGCAAAGGAAAGGGCGGCGGACGATCTCGGCCTGTCGGAAGGGCAGGCGGTCGCGCTCCAGAATGTGGCCTTCAGGCAGATCGAGGCGGAGAAGACCCAGCGCTGAGATCGTGGCTCAGCTTGCGGCGCGCGCTGCCAGCTTGCGCTGCACCGACCGGGCGGTGCCGACCAGCCGGGACATCACCAGATCGTCGATCCCGGCATAGCCAAGCCCGAGATGGTCGGGCCGCACCGCGACGGCGTCACCCAGGTCGAGCTGGCCGGTGCGCAGCCCGATCCGCCCGATCCGTGCCCAGCGGCGCGCGGTCTCCCAGCGGATCAGGCTTCGGCTGTTCGGGTCGGGGCGGTGAGTCGCGAGGAAATCGTCCTGCAGGGTGACCAGCGCGTCGCCGAGCCGCCGGAAGGTCGCGCGGTCGGGTACGGGACGCTGGCCCATGACGTGCCGGACCACCAGGTCGGCGGTCGCCCTGGCATCGTCGCCGAACAGGCCAGCATAGGCCTCGGTCAGCACGTCGGTCGCCCGGCCGGTCATCGCATCGATATGGCGCTGCGAGGCGCCGCCGGTGTGGCGGCGATACGTCACCAGTTCCTCGTCGAGCCGGGCGATCCTGCCCAGCCTGCCGATCCGGTGGTAGAGGTCGTAATCCTCGGCGAAGACCATGTCCGGCCGGGTGAACGGGTCGAGTTTCCGCGCCGCGTCGCCGCGGATCATCACTGACGACCAGACCAGTGGATTCTCGATCCGCAACAGCCATTCGACGAGTGCCGGCGTCGTGACGGGGGCGAGCGATCCCGGCAGGACCACGCCATTTTCCAGGATCGAGGCGGCGGTGCCGACCAGCACGGTTTCGGGATTCGCCTCGAGATAGGCGACCTGCTTGGCGAAACGCTGCGGATGGCAGAGATCGTCATGGTCCAGCGCCGCGATATAACGCCCGCGCGCCTCGACGAATCCGCGGTTGCGCGAGGCGACCACACCCTGGTTCTTCTCCGCCGCGATCAGCCGGATGCGGGGATCGTCGAAGCCGCGAATCACCGCGATGGTGTCGTCGGTCGAGCAATCGTCGACGATGATCACCTCGAAATCGCCGAAGCTTTGTGCCTTCAGCGTTTCGAGCGTCTCCACGATCAGGCCGGCGCCATTATAGGCAGCCATGACGACACTGATCGCGGGGCCGGTCATGCGACGGCCCTTTCGCCGGTGTCGAGCACCTGGTTGACGATCATCAGCCCGACATCGTTCTGCCATTGCCACAGGCCGTTGGCCTGTCCGCGAAAGCTGGTCTCGCCGCCCAGCGTGCCCCAGGGTACGAACCCCGCCGCTAGGCCGATGCCGTAGAGCCCGGCGATCGGGGCGCCGTGCGCGTCGCAGACGCGGCAATGGCGATCGACCATCGGCGCGCCGCTCTGCGCGGCGAGCGGGATCGGGACGCCGCTCGCGTCGCTGACCGGCAGCGCGCGCGGGCGATAGCCGAGCGCTGCGATCACCAGGTCGGCCTCCGCCAGATGCGCGCGCGCCGCCAGGTCGTCGTCGCCGGTGACCTGGTGGATCGCGACGCGCGGATCGGGTGCGCGGCCGTCGACCTGAAGCATGCGCAGCACCAGCTCGCGGGCCTCGAGCCTGAAGCCGGCAAGGCGATAGACGAAACCGCTGACCGGGCAGATGTCGTCAGGGCCGAAATCGGTGAAGCCCTCGGCATGCGCCGCCTCGACTGAATGATAGAAGGGCCTCAGGGGGCGGCGATGCAGCAGCGTGACCCCGCCCGCGCCGAACGGCAATGCCGGCCTGCTCTTGAGCAGCAGTACGATCGTCGCCAGCGCGCTGGTCGATCCGCCGATCACCGCGATGCGCGGATTGCGTTTGCCGGAAAGGAGGTCGCCGAGCTTGTCCATGCCGCCCTCGGCCAGGACCTCGTCCGACTGGATCAGCCGGTCGCCGACTTCGGAAACAAGCGAGACGCCGGCGACCTGTTGCGCGGCGAGGCGGTCGAGTGGCTGGTGGCCGCCCGTCGCGATCACCACCGAGCTCGAAAGCCGCTCCACCGTCGTCCCGTCGGAAAGACGGCGCAGCGTCGTCCGCCACAGGCCCTCGCGGGTGCGGACAGTGCCGATCACCTCGTGCCCGGTCAGGACCGATCCGCCATTGGCGGTGACGATGCCAGCGAGCCGGTCGCCGGTGGCGCGGACCAGCCGGCCCGCTTCGACCAGCGGCACGCCGTCGATCCCGACATGCTTCGCCACCGCGCGGCCGATCGGGCCGTTGGCGATCGCCGCGATCTCCGGGTGCACATTGTCCTTCACCGCGCTCAGGAAGGTCGTGGCGGTGCTGTCGGAATTGATCGCATAGCGCCCGATCCGGCCGCCGCCGATCGCGTTCTCGCGCTCGACCACGACCAGCCCCGATTGCGCCAGTTGCGGCAACAGGCCCTGCTTGGTCGCGGCGGTGAGCAGCGCGGTACCGGCGGGGCCCCCGCCGACCAGCAGCATCGACGCGATCGGCATGGCGGCTGCCGCGCGGGCATGGGCGCGGGGCGCTGACAGGCTGTTGAAGACTCCGGCGATGGTTTCCGCATCGGCCGGCGTCATCGCATCGGTTACGGGTAGCGACAGCAGGCGCGCGGAAATCGAATCGGCGACGGGCGTCGGCTCGATCGTCGCCACCGAGCCGAACAGGGGCTGCTCGCCCAGATGCGGGCTGAAATAGCGTCCGCAGCCGATGCCCGCCTTGGCCAGGCCGGCGGTGATCGATTCGCGACGTCCGATCTGCTCCTCGGGCAGCACCACCGGCATGAACTGGCTCGCCCGGCGGCGCCCGGAAACGCGCTGGAAGGTCATGCCCGTCAGCGATGCCTTATAGGCGTCCTCGATCGCAGCGCGATTGTCGCAGATCGAATCGATCTCGGTCAGCTTGGCCCGTGCCATGATGGCCAGGACCTCCGGCAATTTGGCGTTGATGCCCGGCACGGTGGCGCTGCGCCCGCTTTCGAACCCGAAATTGATCATCGCGCGGAGCGCTTCGACCTGCCTGACGTCGCCCGAATGGACCAAGCCGCCCTCCGCCACCGCGAAGGTCTTGGTGGCGTGCATCGAATAGACCACCGCGAACGGCGCATCGGCGCCGAAGCCGAGGCCGCAATCGTCGATCGTGCCGAGCGAGGCGGCTGCGTCGACCACCACGCCGATTCCGTGACGGCGTTGCAGCCAGGCATAGCGATCCAGGTCGATCGCGTTGCCGAAGGTCGCATAAGGCACGATCACGCCGATCCGGTCGCCATAGTGACGCAGGAGCCGTTCTTCGGCGGCCGGGCAGGCGCCCCAGTCCTCCGGGTCGATATCGCAGATCAGCGGGGTCAGCCCGGCCCAGAGCGCGGCCTGCGCCGTCGCGGCGAAGGTCAGCGCCGGCATCAGGGCGAACCGCCCGGGCGCGCCGGTTCCGGCCGCCTCGCGGATCGCGACGATCAGGCCAAGCGTCGCATTGGCGACGGCGAGGGTCGCGCCATGGCCGCCGAACAGATGCTCGTTGGCCTCGGCCTCGAAGGCGCGGACCTCGGGGCCGTTGTTGCTGAACACGCCCGATTGCTCGACCCGCTTCAATGCGTCGAGATGCTCGCTGAGACGCGGCGGGTTGGGGGCGATGAGCGGGAAGCGATGCATGGAATAGACGGCCTGTCCACTTGGGTTCGAACCGCGCACCTATGGTCCCGCACCAGCTAAAAAGCCGTTACACCCGATTGCGGGCTTCCCCGTGGCGGGCCTAGTCTCGATCGGGTGACAACAGGGACAGGCAGGATGACGGCACGGCAGGACCCGCGTTTCGAGACGATCCGGCTGGAGACCGGCGAGGACGGCATCGCCACGATCACGCTCGACCGGCCCGACAAGCTCAACGCGTTCAACCGGGCGATGCTCTACGATCTGCTCGCTGCATTCGACGCGACCGACGCCGACGATGCCGTTCGCGCGGTGATCGTCACCGGCAGCGGCCGGGCCTTTTGCGCCGGCGCCGACCTGTCCGAAGGCGGCGCGACCTTCGATTATGAAAAGCGCGGCGGCCGCTGGGCCGATGGCGACTCGCCGGTGAACGAGGATGGCAGCGTCGACTGGTCGAACCCGGCGGTGCGCGATGGCGGCGGCATCCTGTCGCTCCGCATCTTCGACTCGCGCAAGCCG
This window encodes:
- a CDS encoding dicarboxylate/amino acid:cation symporter, which codes for MTITVATTTDQPPVSVPLWRHLYVQVLVAIIAGVTLGHFWPTWGAAMKPLGDGFINLVKMVIAPVIFLSVVSGIAGMRQLSSVGRVAAKAFAYFLVFSTLALIVGLIVANVVQPGAGMNVDPASLDQGAVATYSHKAHETTITGFLMSIIPTTMVSALTDGSILQTLFVAILFGIAMSLVGKPAEPVLHMIERLALVVFRLVGILMRAAPVGAFGAMAFTIGKYGVGSLVNLGALVATFYFTSLFFVLVVLGAVARVHGFSIVRLIVYLRAELLLVLGTSSSEAALPSLIGKMEAAGCDKGVVGLVVPTGYSFNLDGTNIYMTLAALFIAQATGVDLSLWQQITLLLVAMLSSKGAAGVTGAGFITLAATLSIVPSVPVAGMALILGVDRFMSECRSLTNFIGNAVATVVVARWEGALDRTRLDAALAGHPLPLETVIAPDVTTAPAE
- a CDS encoding TonB-dependent receptor, which produces MNLAIRSAVLLAGSAFAALATASAWAQEAPAASPQDNAAADESAELAKDIVVVGSQIRGSSVTAALPVTVIDAKQIDATGALTGDDLIRAIPQMGDVTFNPSNNPQTSNAARGDVNSINLRNLGVGNTLVLLNGRRLVSHPVSQAGEGNVPVLGFNSNSLPVAGIERLEVLRDGAAAIYGADAVAGVVNTVTKSDYRGVSIDGRFGFAEGTHRKEYQITGFAGTDFAQGRGNVSLYLDYTRRTAQLSGDEAYTATNDLRPLFANNPAFAANANPDGRATQSPWANLAVVGGPGTIRRGTTALTSSTGLFHSQSALDPGCVYTISTDTCFGTGTRATSTTLRNERFDNAVDTTVSPRISRFNSFLSAHYDVSDSLTLYTELGYYRAQSHAIQPPTINLNAIVVPASNYWNPFGAAVFANGTVNPNRIPGLTNVPAAGLPVRLSTYRFVDTGPQYVDVTNSQSRFLAGARGKIGSFDFDTAFLYSEAIATDLSDAINMTRLQQSLALSTPDAYNPFSGGCSANPSVGDCSPSSKAAIDAIRFKLRRHDKTTLALGDFKVSNGHLFALPGGDVGIAAGVEGRRETQRDDRDPNLDGSIQFVDAVTGEVSVSNVAAVSPTPSTRGDRFVASAFGELAVPLVSPDMNIPLVRRLDLQLAGRYEHYSDFGSVAKPKVAAAWDIIDGLRLRGSWSQGFRAPNLEQTKTVQYSRLSSSSVINQDFYRCEADVRKATIANFNTCTRNISYTILISGNPDLKPEDSTNWTVGAVIEPKFIPRRFGRLTLTADFWSIHQVGIVGQFGAQNALVLDYLLRLQGSSNPNVIRAAVTPDDTAVFAGSGLAPAGAILQIKDQFTNLLPQTVQGVDLALLYRIDHTGIGDFDLNINAARLTRYARENPPMVQTLFDARAAGTINAATPLTDGSDLIEVRGKPKWRVTGSLTWTLGQVQLGGFANYTSDVNDTNFLDSSGNPYVIQGQTIFNLYAQYRFKGGALNDTRIRIGARNLFDKQPPITADGYFGSLYNPYGRYWYVSVGKKF
- a CDS encoding PEP-CTERM sorting domain-containing protein, coding for MGKIGFLVAASLATLAPVAAVARAQVQAPPVARAATKTILFVGNSFTQGAHSAVRRYRTDTVTDLTGDGTGGVPAIFKLMAQQAGLSYEVSLETQGGKGLDFHYETRRALLDRKWDIVVLQDFSTLDRARPGDPGLLLRYSGLFASMFRQRNPAVRIELNSTWSRADETYLPKGHWYGKPIAAMALDLRAGANLALANRSVDGIIAVGEAWNRAFAEKVADPNPYDGIDFGKLDLWTYDQYHGSVAGYYLEALMIFGKVTGRDPRILGAKERAADDLGLSEGQAVALQNVAFRQIEAEKTQR
- a CDS encoding glycosyltransferase family A protein, with the protein product MTGPAISVVMAAYNGAGLIVETLETLKAQSFGDFEVIIVDDCSTDDTIAVIRGFDDPRIRLIAAEKNQGVVASRNRGFVEARGRYIAALDHDDLCHPQRFAKQVAYLEANPETVLVGTAASILENGVVLPGSLAPVTTPALVEWLLRIENPLVWSSVMIRGDAARKLDPFTRPDMVFAEDYDLYHRIGRLGRIARLDEELVTYRRHTGGASQRHIDAMTGRATDVLTEAYAGLFGDDARATADLVVRHVMGQRPVPDRATFRRLGDALVTLQDDFLATHRPDPNSRSLIRWETARRWARIGRIGLRTGQLDLGDAVAVRPDHLGLGYAGIDDLVMSRLVGTARSVQRKLAARAAS
- a CDS encoding DegT/DnrJ/EryC1/StrS family aminotransferase, encoding MHRFPLIAPNPPRLSEHLDALKRVEQSGVFSNNGPEVRAFEAEANEHLFGGHGATLAVANATLGLIVAIREAAGTGAPGRFALMPALTFAATAQAALWAGLTPLICDIDPEDWGACPAAEERLLRHYGDRIGVIVPYATFGNAIDLDRYAWLQRRHGIGVVVDAAASLGTIDDCGLGFGADAPFAVVYSMHATKTFAVAEGGLVHSGDVRQVEALRAMINFGFESGRSATVPGINAKLPEVLAIMARAKLTEIDSICDNRAAIEDAYKASLTGMTFQRVSGRRRASQFMPVVLPEEQIGRRESITAGLAKAGIGCGRYFSPHLGEQPLFGSVATIEPTPVADSISARLLSLPVTDAMTPADAETIAGVFNSLSAPRAHARAAAAMPIASMLLVGGGPAGTALLTAATKQGLLPQLAQSGLVVVERENAIGGGRIGRYAINSDSTATTFLSAVKDNVHPEIAAIANGPIGRAVAKHVGIDGVPLVEAGRLVRATGDRLAGIVTANGGSVLTGHEVIGTVRTREGLWRTTLRRLSDGTTVERLSSSVVIATGGHQPLDRLAAQQVAGVSLVSEVGDRLIQSDEVLAEGGMDKLGDLLSGKRNPRIAVIGGSTSALATIVLLLKSRPALPFGAGGVTLLHRRPLRPFYHSVEAAHAEGFTDFGPDDICPVSGFVYRLAGFRLEARELVLRMLQVDGRAPDPRVAIHQVTGDDDLAARAHLAEADLVIAALGYRPRALPVSDASGVPIPLAAQSGAPMVDRHCRVCDAHGAPIAGLYGIGLAAGFVPWGTLGGETSFRGQANGLWQWQNDVGLMIVNQVLDTGERAVA